One segment of Carya illinoinensis cultivar Pawnee chromosome 1, C.illinoinensisPawnee_v1, whole genome shotgun sequence DNA contains the following:
- the LOC122317091 gene encoding glutathione S-transferase T2-like, which produces MHPSGTNEQDKIDKAKALYRSTQKSNYNLDHCWNLLRHQAKWQLHMDNLPTKRKTSCPTVLAANAIDVEENESMSTNLERLLGKKSEKQRERKKKHEESCNSQFDKKLSNMESDRRIMMIERRETAMKAEKDRAEIISLKKKKKMEMEVMMLNVDNMNAV; this is translated from the exons ATGCATCCAAGCGGTACCAATGAACAAGACAAG ATTGACAAGGCAAAGGCTTTGTACCGATCGACACAAAAAAGCAATTATAATTTGGATCATTGTTGGAACTTATTGAGGCACCAAGCAAAGTGGCAATTGCATATGGATAATTTGCCAACAAAGAGAAAGACGAGTTGCCCTACTGTTCTAGCTGCCAATGCCATAGATGTTGAGGAAAATGAGAGCATGTCTACCAATTTGGAGAGGCTGCTAGGCAAGAAATCtgaaaaacaaagggaaaggaaaaagaaacatgAAGAATCTTGTAATAGTCAATTTGACAAAAAGTTAAGTAACATGGAAAGTGATAGGAGGATAATGATGATTGAGCGACGGGAGACGGCAATGAAGGCTGAAAAGGACAGGGCTGAGATAATCTcacttaagaagaagaagaagatggagatgGAAGTCATGATGTTGAATGTTGATAACATGAATGCAGTTTAG
- the LOC122312780 gene encoding glycine-rich protein A3-like isoform X1: protein MVTSLVTKGCIVRDTALHRDIPLKDIYLKYIPQGYQGYSLQASYPPAGYPPPLVGYQPAGYPPPGGYPPPPLAYPPPPAYPGSSVPYQSGYGSMGGLLLRGAAAAYGAHQLSHGAHHQGYGGYYGYGHGKIKHGKFGKHGMYGKHKFRKWK, encoded by the exons ATGGTTACCAGTCTAGTGACAAAGGGCTGCATTGTGCGGGATACTGCCCTTCACAGGGATATCCCCCTCAAGGATATATACCTCAAGTATATCCCTCAAGGGTATCAAGGGTATTCCCTACAAGCCTCCTACCCACCAGCTGGATATCCTCCTCCTCTGGTTGGATACCAACCAGCAGGATATCCTCCCCCAGGTGGATATCCTCCGCCACCACTAGCCTATCCTCCCCCACCCGCTTATCCTGGTTCATCAGTTCCATATCAATCAG GGTACGGATCGATGGGAGGATTGCTGTTAAGGGGTGCTGCTGCTGCTTATGGTGCTCACCAGCTCTCCCACGGTGCTCATCATCAAGGATATGGGGGTTACTATGGCTATGGTCACGGAAAGATTAAGCATGGGAAATTTGGCAAGCATGGCATGTATGGGAAACATAAGTTcaggaaatggaagtga